In Lepus europaeus isolate LE1 chromosome 9, mLepTim1.pri, whole genome shotgun sequence, the following are encoded in one genomic region:
- the LOC133766453 gene encoding transmembrane protein 258, whose translation MELEAMSRYTSPVNPAVFPHLTVVLLAIGMFFTAWFFVYEVTSTKYTQDIYKELLISLVASLFMGFGVLFLLLWVGIYV comes from the coding sequence ATGGAGCTCGAGGCCATGAGCAGATACACCAGCCCAGTGAACCCAGCTGTCTTCCCTCATCTGACTGTTGTGCTTTTGGCCATTGGCATGTTCTTCACCGCCTGGTTCTTCGTCTATGAGGTCACGTCCACCAAGTACACTCAGGACATCTACAAAGAGCTCCTCATCTCCTTGGTGGCTTCGCTCTTCATGGGCTTTGGagtcctcttcctcctgctgtgGGTTGGCATCTATGTATGA